The genomic DNA CGTCGGGCCCGTCGGCGCCCCCGGCGGGGGTCCCGGCCCCCGAGGGGCACCGAGGGGGACAAGGGTTTTCCCCGTATCCACGTCATGGCTTGTTTCCCTACTGTCTCCCGCACGGTCGTTCCCCCTTCCTGACGCGTAACTGTCAGGTGCATGCAGCCCCATGCGTGTGACCCCGGGGGGACTCCGGGACGGCCTCGACGACGAGGCCGTCGCGCCGGCGGCGGCGCGGGGGTGCATCCGGCCCCGAGGGCTGTGGAGGTGCCCCACAGACAGCCACAGTCCTGCGCCGCCGTCCGTGCGCCGCACCGCCAGCGGCTCCGGAAGCCGCCGGAGCCGCCCCCTGAAGGGGAACACCTTGAACGGTTCCAGGCGGAGACCGGTATCCGCCGTGGCGGAGGGCGCCACGCTTCTCGGCGTGACGACCGCCTCCGCGACGGCGTTCGCCGCGCAGGCCGCCCCCTCGCCGAAGCCGGCCGCGCCGGCCCCGCAGGCCACGGCCCCGGCCGCCGCCGTCCCGTCCGCGCCCGTCGAGAAGGTCATCGTGACCTACGGGGCGCGCACCGCGGAGGCCACCTCCAGCACCGCCGCCAAGGGCGACACGGCCGAGAAGGCCGCCCAGGCCGGTGAGGCCCTCTCCTGCGAGCGCCGCCTCGCCGGCGGTCCCGCGCTCGTCGACCTCGGCGCGGCGACCACCGAGCAGGACGTCGCGAAGGTCATGGCCGCCTTCCGCGCCGACCCGGCCGTCGCCTCCGTCGAGGCCGACGTCCGCGCCTACCCGATGGCCGTGGCCCCCGACGACACGGACTACGCCGAGCAGTGGGACCCCTTCGAACCCACCGGCGGCGTGAACGTGCCCGGCGCCTGGGACAGGGCCACCGGCAGCGGCGTCACCGTCGCGGTCGTCGACACCGGTTACGCGGCCCGCACGGACCTCGCCGCCAACACCGTCGCCGGCTACGACTTCATCTCCAGCTCCACCGACGCCCGCGACGGCGGCGGCCGCGACGGCAACCCCAAGGACGAGGGCGACTGGAACGCCACCGGCGGCGAGTGCGGCGCCGGCTCCCGGGCGAGCGACTCCTCCTGGCACGGCACCCGCGTCGCCGGCGCCATCGGCGCCGTGACCCACAACGCCAAGGGCGCCGCCGGCATCGCCGACGCGGCCAAGACGGTCGACGCCGTCCTCGGCGACGCCGCCTTCACCGACTCCGCGGACGTGACGATCGTGGACAACGCCACCGCCACCGCCACCTCCCCCGTCGCCGTCACCGGTGTCACCGGCGACGCCCCGGCCACCCTCAAGGCGAACGTCGACATCAAGCACACCTGGCGCGGTGACCTGGTCATCGACCTGGTGGCCCCGGACGGCACCGCCCACCGGCCGAAGAACTCCGACAGCGGCGACTCGGCGGACAACGTCCTCGCCACCTCCACCGCCAACGCCTCCTCCGAGGTCGCCAACGGCACCTGGAAGCTCCAGGTCCGCGACATCGCCTCAGGTGACACCGGCTACACCAACTCCTGGGGCCTCACCTTCTGAGAACCCGACAGGGGCAACATCACCGCAGGTCAGGGACGCGCATCCGGTATTTCTCCGGAGGCGCGCCCCGCCGCGCGGCCCACGTGCCCCGTCCACATGCCGGACAGGAGGCCTGGACTCCCAGGCCCGGGTTCGTATCCTCACAGGGCGCGGGCACAGAGCCCGCCGCGTGGGGGCCGGACCCGCGCGCCGGAGGGTGGTGGCACATGAGGACGACGCCCTACCCCTCCGCGCCGCGAGTCGGCCGGGCCCGTCTCATCGACCGTCTCGACCAGACGCTCCACACCCGCGGCCGCGCCGTACTCACCGGGCCCGCCGGCATCGGCAAGACCGAGGTCGCCCGGGCCGCCGCCGCCGAGGCCGCCGCCCGCGGGGAGACGGTCCTGTGGCTCGCCCCGCAGCCCGCCGACCGCGACACGCCCGGGGCCGCCGCGGCCGCCCTCGTCGCCTCCGTACCGCCGTCCGTCCTCGGCGGACTGCCCGGTCCGCAGCGCGCCGCCGTCGCCGTCCTGTGCCGCGAGGCCGCCGCGCCCGAATCCGGCCGGGACCCCATCGCGCTGCGCCTCGGCCTCGCCCGGATACTGCGCACCCTCGCCGGGAAGGGCCCCGTCCTCCTCGTCGTCGACGACACCCGCCACGTCGACCCCGACAGCGCGGACCTGCTCCGCTTCGCCCTCCAACTCGCCCCGCCCGGGCTGCGCGTCCTCGCCGTCGAGACACCCGCCGCGTACGGCCCCGAGGCCTCGCACGGGGTGACCGGCGCCGGCTCGGGGAAGGAGCCGCACACCGCCGCGCCCGGCGCCGCCGGCCCGGAGGGGGAAGCCGGCGCGCCCGCCGTGCTCTGGGTGCCCTCCGAGGCCGACGTGCTGCTCGTCCCGCCGCTCCAGGCCGACGAGATCGCCGAACTCCTCGTCCACCACCGGCTCGCCTCCCGCATGGCCGGTCGCATCCACCAGGTGAGCGGCGGCAACCCCCGCCTCGCCCTGGCCGTCGGCCGCACCCTGGCCGACGCCCGCACGCCCGTGCACCACGCCGAGGCGCTGCCCCTGTCCGGCCGCGCCCGCGACCTCGCCCGACAGATGCTCGCCCCCGCGCCGCCGCCCGTGCGCGCCGCGCTCCTGCTCGCCGCGCTCGCCCTGCGCCCCACGACCGCCCTCGTCCGCCGGGCGGGCCGGCCCACCGCCGAGGCCGAACTCGTCGCGGCCGAGCGGGCCGGACTCGTCTCGCTCACCGGGGACGGCGCCGTCGCCTTCACCGCCGGGCTGCTCCCCACGACCCTCGTCCACGACACCTGCTGGACCGAGCGGAGCGAGGCGCACACCGCGCTCGCCCGCGTCGTCGACGACCCCGTCGAGGCCGTACGGCACCGCGCGCTCGCCACCGACGTCCCCGACGAGCGCCTCGCCGCCGAGGTGGCGGCCGCCGCGGAGACCGCACGCCGCCGGGGCGACAACGCCCTCGCCGCCGAACTCGCCCTGCTCGCCGCCGAGTCGACCCCCGTCCACCTCGGCCGCCGCCGCATCGCCCGGCTCGTCGCCGCCGCCGGGGAGGCCGCCCGCGCCGCCCGCGCCGACCTCGCCCTGCGCGCCGCCGCCGACCTCCTCGCCCGCGACGCCGGCCCCGAGGACCGGGTACGGGCCCGACTCGCCGTCATCGACACCGCGGGCCAGGGCCTCACCGACCTCGACGAGCTGTACGTCCACGCCATGGAGGACTCCGAGGGCTCACCGGCGCTGCGGGCCGCCGTCCAGCTGCGCCTCGCCGTCAAGCACGTCCTCGCCGACGCCGACCTGGTCCGCTCGCGCGCCGCCGCGGTCGAGTCCGCCGCCCTCGCCGCCTCGGTCGGCGACCGCCACACCGCCGCGCAGGCGCTCACCCAGCAAGCCCGCGTGGACCGCGCCCTCGGCTCGCCCGACGCGGAGGGGACCCTCGCCGAGGCCCGCGCCCTGGAGAGGGCCGACCGGCCGCTCGGCGTCCGCAACGCCGCCCAGATCCTGACGATCCGCCACGCCCTCTTCGACGACCGGCTCACCGAGGCCCGCGACGGGATCAACGCGCTGCTTCCG from Streptomyces sp. MRC013 includes the following:
- a CDS encoding LuxR family transcriptional regulator, with translation MRTTPYPSAPRVGRARLIDRLDQTLHTRGRAVLTGPAGIGKTEVARAAAAEAAARGETVLWLAPQPADRDTPGAAAAALVASVPPSVLGGLPGPQRAAVAVLCREAAAPESGRDPIALRLGLARILRTLAGKGPVLLVVDDTRHVDPDSADLLRFALQLAPPGLRVLAVETPAAYGPEASHGVTGAGSGKEPHTAAPGAAGPEGEAGAPAVLWVPSEADVLLVPPLQADEIAELLVHHRLASRMAGRIHQVSGGNPRLALAVGRTLADARTPVHHAEALPLSGRARDLARQMLAPAPPPVRAALLLAALALRPTTALVRRAGRPTAEAELVAAERAGLVSLTGDGAVAFTAGLLPTTLVHDTCWTERSEAHTALARVVDDPVEAVRHRALATDVPDERLAAEVAAAAETARRRGDNALAAELALLAAESTPVHLGRRRIARLVAAAGEAARAARADLALRAAADLLARDAGPEDRVRARLAVIDTAGQGLTDLDELYVHAMEDSEGSPALRAAVQLRLAVKHVLADADLVRSRAAAVESAALAASVGDRHTAAQALTQQARVDRALGSPDAEGTLAEARALERADRPLGVRNAAQILTIRHALFDDRLTEARDGINALLPLVERRGSVEDAIELLHTLAAVEARLGQCAAALQHAHRSLTLTLEAGLSPGPAWYTLALAETAGGSFARAMSYARRSAQASEEEGDHVFLSRALYVLGKVQLVTGDVAAALDTLRRVQEGERALRTVDPSVLRWHEELAEALLAHDAREEAEGLLAEVSPVAERLGRTTVLLGCARARAQCLAAAGRPEEAAALLAETAERFAEHGLVLEQGRCLIALARVERRRRRRSAAQQALNGAVAVFERAGAAPWLELVAEGTSRAETAPAGAGALSRLTEAEVRLARMVGQGASNQEAAARLYLSVKTVEARLTRIYQKLDVRSRAQLATVINAGPAGPSGAGCE